In Candidatus Eisenbacteria bacterium, a single genomic region encodes these proteins:
- a CDS encoding sigma-70 family RNA polymerase sigma factor, producing the protein MDPSSITEALNRMARGDRTALDHLMPVVYGELRRLAASQLRRERKAHTLQPTALAHEAYLRLLGGNKAAWQSRAHFMGVAARAMREVLVDHARRRRALKRGGGLELTVLDESLQVAGSRPIAFDDLDQALLDLERSSERQARVVELRYFAGLSIEETSEVLGISPVTVKRDWTMARAWLHRELSGSGP; encoded by the coding sequence ATGGACCCAAGCTCCATTACCGAGGCATTGAACCGGATGGCTCGGGGCGATCGCACGGCGCTGGATCACCTCATGCCGGTGGTCTATGGCGAGCTCCGGCGCCTGGCGGCGAGCCAGCTCAGAAGGGAGCGCAAGGCGCACACGCTCCAGCCCACGGCCCTGGCCCACGAGGCCTATCTTCGCCTGCTGGGCGGCAACAAAGCCGCCTGGCAGAGCCGGGCCCACTTCATGGGTGTTGCGGCGCGGGCGATGCGCGAGGTGCTCGTCGATCATGCTCGCCGCCGCAGGGCGCTCAAGCGCGGCGGCGGGCTCGAGCTCACGGTGCTCGACGAGTCCCTTCAGGTCGCCGGAAGTCGCCCCATCGCCTTCGACGATCTCGATCAGGCGCTGCTCGACCTGGAACGCTCGAGCGAGCGCCAGGCGCGCGTGGTCGAGCTGCGCTACTTCGCGGGATTGTCGATCGAGGAGACGAGCGAGGTCCTGGGCATCTCCCCGGTGACCGTCAAGCGGGACTGGACGATGGCGCGAGCCTGGCTCCATCGAGAGCTGTCGGGATCGGGCCCCTAA
- a CDS encoding HEAT repeat domain-containing protein, with the protein MTGWVNQLARTLKTCRLYDRNNPTVVRFREDLYRDLSQLLGRSGALKLDVTSRALHHEGTAVYTSRTRDDNLPATLHRDGIRALTFLPGLEAHELDAFLDQILRVMAPGSDSDDLVTLLWESNLSSLVIDSVPFEGEIDGGSEEEEAHAPAPWPSQGAGSAPKATAAEPRSDDWQIAERPGSAEEAFERLEARSSEECTRFMAAYHAEAGQSLVEAVIQVSTDALESAKDEDRVELAAFLPRVVREAISLGEWTSARHGLGLLRACDPRWTATAFFSDAGGADLLTRKSVAALDLQGDLEVAEFLALAEDLGPESVDWLMHVLAESQQKRARRPLARTIGALTKEQPERVLPWMSDARWYVVRNAVHILGWIGGDEIAGYLRAIAGHPEMRVRREAVATLSQCTPPVARPILLSMLDGAEPRVFTLILQQLCVVPHPEVRERLLSLLRHSGFHQRSEDERRAVYMGLASQGEHVLQDLEGELNKGGLFAHGLEFHRQSLALSIARIGTPAAQAVLQRGLRSGHAGVRKACELAIKTGEVSDA; encoded by the coding sequence GTGACCGGTTGGGTCAACCAGCTCGCGCGCACGCTCAAGACCTGCCGTCTCTACGACCGCAACAACCCGACGGTGGTCCGGTTTCGTGAGGACCTCTACCGGGATCTTTCTCAACTGCTCGGACGCTCGGGCGCACTGAAGCTCGACGTCACCTCGCGAGCCCTCCATCACGAGGGCACAGCGGTCTACACCTCGCGCACGCGCGACGACAACCTGCCCGCGACGCTCCATCGCGACGGCATTCGTGCGCTCACCTTCCTGCCCGGGTTGGAGGCGCACGAGCTGGACGCATTCCTGGACCAGATCCTGCGGGTGATGGCGCCGGGATCCGACAGCGATGATCTCGTCACTCTGCTGTGGGAAAGCAACCTGTCCTCGCTCGTGATCGATTCGGTCCCCTTCGAAGGGGAGATCGATGGCGGGAGCGAGGAGGAGGAGGCGCATGCTCCAGCCCCCTGGCCGTCCCAGGGCGCCGGATCGGCGCCGAAGGCAACGGCGGCGGAGCCGCGCTCGGACGATTGGCAGATCGCGGAACGTCCAGGGAGCGCCGAGGAGGCCTTCGAGCGTCTCGAGGCGAGGTCGTCCGAGGAGTGCACGCGGTTCATGGCTGCATACCATGCCGAAGCCGGCCAGTCGCTCGTGGAGGCGGTCATCCAGGTCTCCACCGACGCGCTCGAGTCGGCCAAGGACGAGGATCGCGTCGAGCTCGCGGCCTTTCTGCCGCGGGTCGTCCGCGAAGCCATTTCACTCGGTGAATGGACATCCGCGCGGCACGGCCTGGGACTGCTCCGCGCCTGTGATCCCCGGTGGACCGCGACGGCCTTCTTCTCCGACGCGGGCGGCGCGGACCTCTTGACCCGCAAGTCGGTGGCCGCCCTCGATCTCCAGGGAGACCTGGAGGTGGCAGAGTTCCTGGCGCTCGCCGAGGATCTCGGGCCGGAGTCCGTGGACTGGCTCATGCACGTGCTCGCGGAAAGCCAGCAGAAGCGGGCCCGCCGTCCGCTCGCGCGCACGATCGGAGCACTGACGAAGGAGCAGCCCGAGCGAGTGCTGCCCTGGATGTCGGACGCGCGGTGGTACGTGGTGCGCAACGCGGTGCACATCCTCGGCTGGATCGGCGGCGACGAGATCGCAGGCTATCTGCGCGCCATCGCCGGCCACCCGGAAATGAGAGTGCGGCGCGAGGCGGTGGCCACGCTCAGCCAGTGCACTCCGCCCGTGGCCCGGCCCATCCTGCTCTCGATGCTGGATGGAGCCGAGCCGCGCGTGTTCACGCTGATCCTGCAGCAGCTCTGCGTGGTGCCCCATCCCGAGGTGCGCGAGCGCCTGCTGTCCCTGCTTCGGCATTCCGGCTTCCACCAGCGGTCCGAGGACGAGCGCAGAGCCGTCTACATGGGCTTGGCCTCTCAGGGTGAGCACGTGTTGCAGGATCTGGAAGGAGAGCTGAACAAGGGAGGTCTGTTCGCCCACGGGCTCGAGTTCCACCGGCAGTCGTTGGCGCTCAGCATCGCCCGCATCGGAACGCCTGCGGCGCAGGCCGTGTTGCAGCGTGGGTTGCGATCGGGGCATGCCGGCGTGCGGAAGGCCTGCGAGCTGGCGATCAAGACGGGGGAGGTCTCGGATGCCTGA
- a CDS encoding HD domain-containing phosphohydrolase: protein MPDWPLEDDPSLESTLGPQLVVRLHGLLRAMRIYELSNHAIRDQLAEVLGLIQRVMDGEVLVVAMGSSFYVNGVRVRAHPSQMVLFEHLSSELDQRRLSGFRLQDGIGADELGAFLKLVVKHEGEKAAERLAEAVTAAGIMNASAVTVDELQSLGLQQGAASEPADRADERGRARQTFDHAVHGARRALLATARTGRPALRRVKRLVQPIVDTMMRNEYSLVGLTALKDHDEYTYVHCVNVSILSVAMGQILGFPRMALANLGVAALLHDLGKLEIPPEVLGKPTPLDDREWELIRRHPLRGLIMVSRMPGLPSTTLDMMRVCLQHHRMMDGNGYPKSPPGETPSVLSRIVALADCFDAMTAHREYRDRPYTGYEALQILLGADQERFDPAVRWALVKAVGLYPAGSLLETRSGYLVISLGVNPDDLRRPYCRVLAHNGTIPPDSYPERWEPMPAEESVVRVIPPEDYDGEVEPLLAA from the coding sequence ATGCCTGATTGGCCGCTCGAGGACGATCCTTCGCTGGAATCCACGCTGGGTCCGCAGCTCGTGGTGCGCCTTCACGGGCTGCTGCGAGCCATGCGGATCTACGAGCTGTCGAACCATGCGATCCGCGACCAGCTCGCGGAGGTCCTCGGCCTCATCCAGCGAGTCATGGACGGCGAGGTCCTGGTGGTGGCGATGGGGTCCTCCTTCTACGTCAACGGCGTGCGCGTCCGGGCGCATCCCTCGCAGATGGTGCTCTTCGAGCATCTCTCTTCGGAGCTCGATCAGCGCAGGTTGAGCGGCTTCCGGCTGCAGGACGGGATCGGCGCCGACGAGCTCGGCGCGTTTCTCAAGCTGGTGGTGAAGCACGAAGGCGAGAAGGCGGCGGAGAGGCTCGCCGAGGCGGTGACCGCGGCGGGCATCATGAACGCGTCCGCGGTCACGGTGGACGAGCTGCAATCGCTCGGCTTACAGCAGGGGGCCGCCAGCGAGCCGGCGGACCGGGCGGATGAGCGCGGGCGAGCGCGGCAGACGTTCGACCACGCCGTCCACGGAGCACGGCGCGCCCTCCTGGCCACGGCGCGCACCGGAAGGCCGGCGCTGCGACGAGTCAAACGGCTCGTGCAGCCGATCGTCGACACCATGATGCGCAACGAGTATTCGCTGGTGGGACTGACCGCGCTCAAGGACCACGACGAGTACACGTACGTCCATTGCGTCAACGTCAGCATTCTCTCGGTCGCCATGGGTCAGATCCTCGGCTTCCCCCGCATGGCGCTGGCGAATCTCGGGGTCGCCGCCCTGCTCCACGATCTCGGCAAGCTCGAGATCCCGCCTGAAGTGCTGGGCAAGCCCACGCCGCTCGACGATCGCGAGTGGGAGCTGATTCGCCGCCATCCGCTGCGTGGCCTGATCATGGTGAGCCGGATGCCGGGACTGCCTTCCACGACGCTCGACATGATGCGGGTCTGTCTCCAGCATCACCGCATGATGGACGGCAACGGCTACCCGAAGTCACCACCGGGCGAGACGCCCTCCGTCCTGAGCCGCATCGTGGCGCTCGCGGATTGCTTCGACGCGATGACCGCGCATCGCGAGTACCGGGACCGTCCTTACACCGGCTACGAGGCGCTGCAGATCTTGCTGGGTGCGGATCAGGAGCGGTTCGATCCGGCGGTGCGGTGGGCCCTGGTGAAGGCCGTCGGCCTCTATCCCGCGGGAAGCTTGCTCGAAACCCGCTCGGGGTATCTGGTCATCAGCCTCGGCGTGAACCCGGACGACCTGAGACGTCCCTACTGCCGCGTGCTCGCCCACAACGGGACGATCCCCCCGGATTCGTACCCGGAGCGCTGGGAACCGATGCCGGCGGAGGAGAGCGTCGTCCGCGTGATTCCGCCCGAGGACTACGACGGCGAGGTCGAGCCGCTCCTGGCCGCCTAG
- a CDS encoding metalloregulator ArsR/SmtB family transcription factor encodes MVQYVRTRFDASFAALSDATRRGVLEQLGRADASITDLADKFHMTLTGMKKHVGVLEQAGLVTTAKVGRVRTCRLGLRRLDEEAAWIERYRQLWDARFDELDKVVEELKRKEKVDGRKKRE; translated from the coding sequence ATGGTTCAGTATGTGCGGACCCGCTTCGATGCCTCGTTTGCCGCGCTCTCGGACGCCACCCGACGCGGTGTTCTGGAGCAGCTCGGGCGTGCAGACGCTTCGATCACGGACCTTGCCGACAAGTTCCACATGACCCTAACGGGCATGAAGAAGCACGTCGGCGTCTTGGAGCAGGCGGGGCTCGTCACCACGGCGAAGGTTGGCCGCGTGCGGACCTGCAGGCTCGGCCTGCGCAGACTGGATGAAGAGGCGGCATGGATCGAGAGGTACCGCCAGCTCTGGGATGCACGGTTCGACGAGCTGGACAAGGTTGTCGAGGAACTGAAACGGAAGGAGAAGGTCGATGGACGCAAGAAGAGAGAGTGA
- a CDS encoding serine/threonine-protein kinase, whose translation MSDSSAGDRPGSNPPGRETPAWIRLEELFDEALKLDSEEREDFLQRIGAEDPAMAAQVRSLVASHLAASGFLETPPASALPGALTAFDRLGPYRIVEEIGRGGMGIVYRAVRDDEHFTKEVAIKVIEPGLRSEGILKRFRAERQILAMLDHPHIARLVDGGAAADGSPFLVMEYVSGKPLLEFCDEQEISIEDRLRLFVTVCNAVAFAHQRLIVHRDLKSDNIMVTPDGAPKLLDFGIAKLLSPDASDASATVTAPMQRMLTPDYASPEQVRGEPVTVASDVYSLGVVLYELLTGTRPLRFESRNAEEVLRVVTHEEPAPPSAGVTRTGSAETASRRRTTTARLRRQLAGDLDYIVLKALEKEPGRRYASVDQLTRDIQRYLENLPVLARGRTTAYILSRLVRRHRAAVVTGAVVLAALLAGLAGTTWQARIARIERDRAQRRFDDVRALARAVVYDIHDAIAALPGATQAREILVAHALRYLDDLSREAGDDPSLQHEMGVAYGKIGDVQGRPEFSNLGRTADARRSYQRSLELLQAASRAAPDSMRFARDLVLTMQRLGDLLGQMGQKDEAMTLALDAKQRIAAERRRHPEDTLLRGDHGVACDRISDMRLAARDTAGALQESLEGLEIVTALHRDQPGEPQWRRSLMVGHAKTANLRAITGDHAGAARDYQRSQELALDCVRALPDNVDAKRDLGVVYGMRAMFMADAGEIDTALVLYERSMEIAQSLSAADADDVLQRVDLAKGQFEMGAILVKGHRYREAKSKFEDAFHRFSSLAANDRGNAELRAQMARASRRAGDCCRALAARSRVSSQTSRWRAQAADWYSRSLGLYRSLSAERSLAAVEAGAADEVAKLLASVR comes from the coding sequence TTGTCGGACTCGTCCGCGGGCGATCGTCCGGGTTCGAACCCGCCTGGCCGCGAGACGCCGGCCTGGATTCGCCTCGAGGAGCTGTTCGACGAGGCACTGAAGCTCGATTCGGAGGAACGGGAGGACTTCCTCCAGCGGATCGGCGCGGAAGACCCGGCGATGGCCGCCCAGGTCCGCTCGCTCGTCGCGTCCCACCTCGCCGCCAGCGGATTCCTGGAGACGCCGCCGGCGTCGGCCTTGCCGGGAGCGCTCACCGCCTTCGACCGGCTCGGACCCTATCGGATCGTCGAGGAGATCGGTCGCGGCGGCATGGGGATCGTGTATCGGGCCGTCCGGGACGACGAGCACTTCACCAAAGAGGTCGCGATCAAGGTGATCGAGCCTGGGTTGCGCTCGGAAGGAATCCTCAAGCGATTCCGGGCCGAGCGTCAGATCCTGGCCATGCTCGATCATCCCCACATCGCGCGGCTGGTCGACGGCGGCGCCGCGGCGGACGGCAGCCCCTTCCTGGTGATGGAGTACGTGTCCGGGAAGCCGCTCCTCGAGTTCTGCGACGAGCAAGAGATTTCGATCGAAGACCGGCTACGGTTGTTCGTGACCGTGTGCAACGCGGTCGCGTTCGCTCATCAGCGGCTGATCGTCCACCGCGACCTCAAGTCCGACAACATCATGGTGACCCCGGACGGTGCGCCCAAGCTCCTCGATTTCGGAATCGCGAAGCTTCTGTCCCCGGACGCGAGCGACGCATCGGCGACGGTCACCGCGCCGATGCAGCGCATGCTCACCCCTGACTACGCGAGCCCGGAACAGGTGCGCGGCGAACCCGTCACCGTGGCCAGCGACGTGTACTCGCTCGGCGTCGTGCTCTACGAGCTGCTGACCGGCACGCGACCATTGCGGTTCGAGTCGAGAAACGCCGAGGAGGTCCTGCGCGTGGTCACCCACGAGGAACCCGCGCCGCCGAGCGCCGGAGTGACGCGCACCGGCTCGGCCGAGACCGCCTCGCGGCGGCGAACGACGACGGCGCGCCTCCGGCGACAGCTCGCCGGAGACCTCGACTACATCGTATTGAAGGCTCTCGAGAAGGAGCCCGGCCGGCGTTACGCATCCGTGGATCAGCTCACCCGCGACATCCAGCGCTATCTCGAGAATCTCCCGGTGCTGGCTCGCGGCAGGACCACCGCCTACATCCTCTCTCGCCTCGTGAGGCGCCATCGGGCGGCGGTGGTGACGGGTGCTGTCGTCCTCGCCGCTCTGCTCGCGGGGCTGGCCGGCACCACGTGGCAGGCGCGCATCGCCCGCATCGAACGCGACCGCGCCCAGCGGCGGTTCGACGACGTGCGCGCCCTGGCGCGTGCCGTGGTGTACGACATCCATGACGCCATCGCGGCGCTTCCAGGAGCCACGCAGGCCCGCGAAATCCTCGTGGCTCACGCTCTGCGCTACCTCGACGATCTGAGCCGCGAGGCCGGCGACGATCCCTCGCTCCAGCACGAGATGGGCGTGGCCTACGGGAAGATCGGCGACGTGCAGGGCCGGCCCGAGTTCTCGAACCTCGGGCGAACGGCCGACGCGCGGCGCAGCTACCAGCGGTCGCTGGAGCTCCTGCAGGCGGCATCCCGCGCGGCGCCCGACTCGATGAGGTTCGCGCGCGATCTCGTTCTCACCATGCAGCGGCTCGGCGATCTGCTCGGTCAGATGGGCCAGAAGGACGAGGCGATGACCCTGGCTCTGGATGCCAAGCAGCGCATCGCGGCCGAGCGGCGGCGTCATCCGGAGGACACCCTGCTGCGGGGTGATCACGGCGTGGCGTGCGATCGGATCAGCGACATGCGGCTTGCCGCCAGGGACACGGCCGGCGCTCTGCAGGAGTCGCTGGAAGGGCTGGAAATCGTCACGGCGCTTCACCGCGACCAGCCCGGCGAGCCTCAGTGGCGGCGATCACTCATGGTGGGTCACGCCAAGACCGCGAACCTGCGGGCGATCACCGGCGATCACGCCGGCGCGGCGCGCGACTACCAAAGGTCCCAGGAGCTGGCCCTGGACTGCGTGCGAGCGCTCCCCGACAACGTGGACGCGAAGCGGGATCTCGGCGTCGTCTACGGCATGCGCGCCATGTTCATGGCCGACGCGGGAGAGATCGACACCGCGCTCGTGCTCTACGAACGGTCCATGGAGATCGCGCAGAGCCTGTCCGCCGCCGACGCGGACGACGTCCTCCAACGGGTGGATCTGGCCAAGGGCCAATTCGAGATGGGCGCGATCCTCGTGAAGGGCCATCGCTACCGGGAGGCGAAATCGAAGTTCGAGGATGCATTCCATCGCTTCTCGAGCCTCGCGGCGAACGACCGCGGCAATGCGGAGCTGCGCGCTCAGATGGCCCGAGCGAGCCGCAGGGCGGGGGACTGCTGTCGTGCGCTGGCGGCCCGGTCGAGGGTTTCATCCCAGACCTCCCGCTGGCGGGCGCAGGCGGCGGACTGGTATTCGCGCAGCCTCGGGCTCTATCGATCGCTGTCCGCCGAGCGATCGCTCGCGGCCGTGGAGGCCGGAGCCGCGGACGAAGTTGCGAAGCTCCTCGCGTCCGTCCGTTAG
- a CDS encoding FlgD immunoglobulin-like domain containing protein: protein MTSRATGIALLSLSLMASAAGAAQDYMITFNNGGAFMPEIHSATGFRRDTSFALAPSNGTGILTGGAYAGPGMVRPFARLDCTWGGGFSGSFWGKTRARIETTDLIITGPPGPSTVSGTLWVSVKFDLDKAGGYANNNGHSAAFHLNASTLYSGVLGTATHGNFNLSGSGCFSGITSPNVDMDIPLTGNYPVNVPFSFQIYTEASPSAYGNASVNPGMLMIDGGGYAGFPNGGGAQLVSGGPVMTLPAGYTLNSANWGIVNNAWAPVVGVGNAAREERLGLELAGPNPAPGTTRLRLTLPRAAEVAVVVHDVTGRVVATLLRGPRSAGVHEIAWDGRDGNDSSAPAGLYFVRARSEQWRATQRVVRMAP from the coding sequence ATGACCTCGCGAGCCACCGGCATCGCTCTTCTGAGTCTCTCGCTCATGGCGAGCGCTGCCGGCGCTGCACAAGACTACATGATCACGTTCAACAACGGCGGCGCCTTCATGCCGGAGATCCATTCCGCCACGGGTTTCCGCCGCGACACGTCATTCGCGCTCGCTCCCAGCAACGGGACCGGGATCCTGACCGGAGGCGCTTACGCGGGGCCGGGCATGGTGAGACCGTTCGCACGGTTGGACTGCACGTGGGGCGGAGGGTTCTCCGGGAGCTTCTGGGGGAAGACTCGCGCGAGGATCGAGACCACCGATCTGATCATCACCGGGCCGCCCGGCCCCTCGACCGTATCGGGGACGTTGTGGGTGAGCGTGAAGTTCGACCTCGACAAGGCCGGCGGCTACGCCAACAACAACGGTCACAGCGCCGCCTTTCATCTCAATGCGAGCACTCTGTACTCCGGGGTCCTCGGAACCGCGACTCATGGAAACTTCAACCTGAGCGGTTCCGGCTGCTTCTCGGGGATCACCTCGCCCAACGTCGACATGGACATCCCGCTCACGGGCAACTATCCGGTGAACGTGCCGTTCTCGTTTCAGATCTACACCGAAGCCAGTCCCAGCGCGTACGGGAATGCGTCCGTCAATCCCGGCATGCTCATGATCGATGGTGGAGGATACGCGGGGTTCCCCAATGGCGGCGGCGCTCAGCTGGTTTCAGGCGGCCCCGTCATGACGCTCCCGGCGGGCTACACGCTGAACTCGGCGAACTGGGGGATCGTCAACAACGCCTGGGCGCCGGTGGTCGGAGTCGGAAATGCGGCGCGAGAAGAGAGACTTGGACTCGAGCTCGCAGGCCCGAACCCTGCCCCGGGAACCACGCGCCTCCGCCTGACGTTGCCTCGAGCGGCCGAGGTCGCGGTGGTCGTGCACGACGTGACCGGCCGCGTGGTCGCCACCTTGCTTCGCGGCCCACGGAGCGCGGGCGTGCACGAGATCGCCTGGGACGGTCGCGACGGGAACGACTCCTCGGCACCCGCCGGGCTCTACTTCGTGCGGGCCCGATCGGAGCAGTGGCGCGCCACGCAGCGCGTGGTGCGAATGGCCCCCTGA